A stretch of the Streptomyces venezuelae genome encodes the following:
- a CDS encoding Hsp20/alpha crystallin family protein, with the protein MSGQQMERRRSLFPDLTDWFGVDFPRFPMWRPALDVHPIAIEVSRNDGTYTLRAEMPGMDPEKDIEITVDGDMLTVSAEHTESTEDKDHSEFRYGSFRRSVRLPGQIPSEGVEAAYEDGILTVRIPMEPEPPAGRRSVPITRSRGTETGEPA; encoded by the coding sequence ATGTCAGGTCAGCAGATGGAACGGAGGCGCAGCCTCTTCCCCGACCTCACGGACTGGTTCGGAGTCGACTTCCCGCGCTTCCCGATGTGGCGGCCAGCCCTCGACGTCCACCCGATTGCCATCGAGGTGAGCAGGAACGACGGCACGTACACGCTCCGCGCCGAGATGCCCGGGATGGATCCGGAGAAGGACATCGAGATCACGGTCGACGGAGACATGCTCACCGTGAGCGCCGAGCACACCGAGAGCACGGAGGACAAGGACCACAGCGAGTTCCGCTACGGGTCCTTCCGCCGCAGCGTCCGCCTGCCCGGTCAGATCCCGTCCGAGGGGGTCGAGGCCGCGTACGAGGACGGCATCCTCACGGTCCGGATACCGATGGAGCCCGAACCACCCGCCGGCCGCCGCAGTGTCCCCATCACGCGGTCCCGGGGTACGGAGACGGGAGAGCCGGCATGA
- a CDS encoding pyridoxamine 5'-phosphate oxidase family protein — translation MHSSQPPGGAGAHAAPEVPGRRVELAAEEAWELLGSVRVGRIVFTRHALPAVCPVDHLLDAGDIIIRPDEGATRTALTGVEEGAGVVVAYEADTIDPETHAGWSVVATGYATVVTDPDELERYAHLLRPRGDGTSSGAIRITPGLVTGFRLS, via the coding sequence ATGCACAGCAGTCAACCGCCAGGGGGAGCCGGGGCCCACGCCGCGCCCGAGGTGCCGGGGCGGCGGGTGGAACTGGCCGCCGAGGAGGCGTGGGAACTGCTCGGCAGCGTGAGGGTGGGGCGCATCGTCTTCACCCGGCACGCGCTGCCCGCCGTATGTCCGGTCGATCACCTTCTCGACGCCGGCGACATCATCATCCGGCCCGACGAGGGAGCGACCCGGACAGCGCTGACCGGGGTGGAGGAAGGCGCGGGCGTGGTCGTCGCGTACGAGGCCGACACCATCGATCCCGAGACGCACGCCGGCTGGAGCGTGGTGGCCACCGGCTACGCCACGGTGGTCACCGATCCCGACGAGCTGGAACGCTACGCACATCTCCTCCGGCCCCGGGGCGACGGCACGTCCTCGGGAGCCATCCGGATCACGCCCGGCCTGGTCACCGGCTTCCGGCTGTCCTGA
- a CDS encoding SulP family inorganic anion transporter encodes MPKHGRNAVVPPAFRGYRPDRLRGDVLAGITVAAYLVPQVMAYAGVAGLPPVVGLWAVLPAMVLYAVSGSSRLLSVGPESTTALMTAVAVGPLAAGDPARYAGLAAALAVAVGLLCLVAWAVRLGFLADLLSRPVLVGYLAGVAAIMIVDQLPRLTGTEGGGSGFFPQLLSFLRQLPEVHGPTAALSAGCLVLLFTLPLLWRALPGPLIVLVLSTAVVAVLALDEAPGIDVIGAVPTGLPGFDPPRPADLAHLVLPALGVLLVGYTDVVLTARAFARADDPYPLDANRELLALGAANLGAGVLQGFPVSSSASRTALADSAGARTQAYSLVGAGCVAAVLLFLGPLLALTPTAALGAIVVYAAVRLVEVGEFRRLADFRRRELLLALGCTAGVLALGILYGVLVAVALSVLELLARVARPHDAVLGTVAGLAGMHDVDDYPEARTVPGLLVYRYDSPLFFANAEDFRRRALAAVEAQDEPVHWFVLNAEANVEVDITALDAVEALRSELVRKGLVFALARVKQDLRDPLDAYGLTAAVGPEHIYPTLPTAVAAYRAWQRTAEDDGGDG; translated from the coding sequence ATGCCGAAGCACGGACGGAACGCTGTGGTCCCGCCCGCCTTCCGTGGCTATCGGCCCGATCGGCTGCGCGGTGACGTCCTGGCGGGGATCACGGTCGCCGCCTACCTGGTGCCGCAGGTGATGGCCTATGCGGGTGTGGCCGGCCTGCCGCCGGTCGTCGGACTGTGGGCGGTGCTGCCGGCCATGGTGCTGTACGCCGTGAGCGGCTCCTCGCGGCTGCTGTCGGTCGGCCCGGAGTCGACCACCGCCCTGATGACAGCCGTGGCCGTCGGCCCGCTCGCGGCCGGCGATCCCGCACGGTACGCGGGGCTCGCCGCCGCCCTCGCCGTCGCCGTCGGCCTGCTGTGCCTGGTGGCGTGGGCCGTCCGGCTGGGCTTCCTCGCCGACCTCCTCTCCCGGCCCGTGCTCGTCGGCTACCTGGCCGGAGTCGCCGCCATCATGATCGTGGACCAGCTGCCCCGGCTCACGGGGACCGAGGGCGGTGGATCGGGGTTCTTCCCCCAGCTGCTCTCGTTCCTCCGGCAGCTGCCCGAGGTCCACGGGCCCACGGCCGCCCTGTCCGCCGGATGCCTGGTCCTGCTGTTCACCCTGCCCCTGCTGTGGCGGGCCCTCCCCGGGCCGCTCATCGTCCTCGTGCTGTCCACGGCGGTGGTGGCGGTCCTCGCCCTCGACGAGGCCCCGGGCATCGACGTCATCGGTGCCGTCCCGACCGGCCTGCCCGGCTTCGACCCGCCCCGTCCGGCCGACCTGGCCCACCTGGTCCTGCCGGCCCTCGGTGTCCTCCTCGTGGGCTACACCGATGTCGTCCTGACCGCCCGCGCGTTCGCCCGCGCCGACGACCCGTACCCGCTGGACGCCAACCGTGAGCTGCTGGCCCTCGGCGCGGCCAACCTCGGTGCCGGAGTCCTGCAGGGGTTCCCGGTCAGCAGCAGTGCCAGCCGCACCGCCCTCGCCGACTCGGCCGGAGCACGCACGCAGGCCTATTCCCTGGTCGGCGCCGGGTGCGTGGCCGCCGTCCTGCTCTTCCTCGGCCCGCTGCTGGCCCTGACCCCCACCGCGGCCCTCGGCGCGATCGTCGTCTACGCGGCGGTGCGTCTGGTGGAGGTGGGAGAGTTCCGCCGCCTCGCGGACTTCCGGCGCCGCGAACTGCTGCTCGCCCTCGGGTGCACCGCCGGCGTCCTCGCCCTCGGCATCCTGTACGGCGTCCTCGTTGCGGTGGCCCTCTCGGTCCTGGAACTCCTCGCCCGCGTCGCCCGACCGCACGACGCGGTCCTCGGCACGGTCGCGGGTCTGGCCGGCATGCACGACGTCGACGACTACCCGGAAGCACGGACCGTTCCCGGCCTGCTCGTCTACCGCTACGACTCCCCGCTGTTCTTCGCCAACGCCGAGGACTTCCGCCGCCGCGCCCTGGCAGCCGTCGAGGCACAGGACGAACCCGTCCACTGGTTCGTCCTCAACGCCGAAGCCAACGTGGAGGTCGACATCACCGCCCTCGACGCCGTCGAGGCCCTGCGCTCCGAACTCGTACGGAAGGGTCTTGTCTTCGCCCTCGCCCGCGTGAAGCAGGACCTCCGCGACCCCCTCGACGCCTACGGTCTGACGGCCGCCGTCGGTCCGGAACACATCTACCCCACTCTCCCCACCGCAGTCGCGGCGTACCGCGCCTGGCAGCGCACGGCAGAAGACGACGGCGGGGACGGCTGA
- a CDS encoding Ni/Fe hydrogenase subunit alpha, translated as MSEPVTGSRVLRVPALTRVEGEAALHLRIHDGTVTEARLDIYEPPRFFEAFLRGRAHTEPPDLTSRICGICPVAYQLSACRAVENACGAVVDGQLAALRRLLYCGEWIESQTLHIHLLHAPDFLGHDDMISMSRSHLAHVERGLRLKQSGNAIVELLGGRAIHPVNVRLGGFHRTPTRAELRPLAERLRTALDDAWDTVRWVAGFDFPDAECTADLLALAETGTYAIESGVPTVLPYGDEPPRSFPLRDFRDHVTEEQVPHSTALHSRLDGRRHLTGSLARYAVNGHLLSPLALAAAREAGLGDPPLRSAAPGAGRGEVCRNPYRSILVRAVEVLYAVEEALRIIAEYERPAHPHVEVPARAGAGHGATEAPRGLLYHHYALDGQGRITDACIVPPTAQNQGAIEEDLRRLVQGGLDRGEDSEAELTRLCERAVRNHDPCISCSAHFLDLKIERPFRQPWRVRC; from the coding sequence ATGAGCGAGCCCGTGACCGGGTCCCGGGTCCTGCGCGTCCCCGCCCTCACCCGTGTCGAGGGCGAGGCCGCGCTGCACCTCAGGATCCACGACGGCACCGTCACCGAGGCCCGGCTCGACATCTACGAGCCACCGAGGTTCTTCGAAGCCTTCCTCCGGGGCCGCGCCCACACCGAGCCGCCCGACCTCACCTCGCGCATCTGCGGAATCTGCCCGGTCGCCTACCAGCTGAGCGCCTGCCGGGCCGTCGAGAACGCGTGCGGCGCCGTCGTCGACGGCCAACTCGCCGCTCTGCGCCGCCTGCTGTACTGCGGCGAGTGGATCGAGAGCCAGACGCTCCACATCCATCTGCTGCACGCACCGGACTTCCTCGGCCACGACGACATGATCAGCATGTCCCGCTCCCACCTGGCACATGTCGAGCGCGGACTCCGCCTGAAGCAGTCCGGCAACGCCATCGTCGAACTGCTCGGGGGACGCGCGATCCACCCCGTCAACGTCCGTCTCGGCGGTTTCCACCGCACCCCGACCCGCGCGGAACTGCGCCCGTTGGCAGAGCGGCTGCGTACCGCCCTCGACGACGCCTGGGACACAGTGCGCTGGGTCGCGGGCTTCGACTTCCCCGATGCCGAGTGCACCGCCGACCTGCTGGCCCTCGCCGAGACCGGCACGTACGCCATCGAGTCCGGTGTCCCCACCGTGCTCCCGTACGGCGACGAGCCACCGCGCAGCTTTCCTCTCCGGGACTTTCGCGACCACGTCACCGAGGAGCAGGTCCCCCATTCCACTGCCCTGCACTCCCGGCTGGACGGCCGAAGGCATCTCACCGGCTCCCTCGCCCGCTATGCGGTCAATGGCCACCTGCTGTCCCCACTGGCTCTGGCAGCGGCCCGGGAGGCCGGACTCGGCGACCCTCCGCTGCGGTCGGCCGCGCCGGGCGCCGGACGGGGCGAGGTCTGCAGGAACCCGTACCGGAGCATCCTCGTCCGGGCCGTGGAGGTCCTGTACGCGGTGGAGGAAGCCCTGCGCATCATCGCGGAGTACGAGCGTCCGGCCCACCCGCACGTGGAGGTACCCGCCCGGGCCGGTGCCGGTCACGGTGCCACGGAGGCGCCACGCGGCCTGCTCTACCACCACTACGCGCTCGACGGCCAGGGCCGCATCACCGACGCCTGCATCGTCCCGCCGACCGCCCAGAACCAGGGCGCCATCGAGGAGGACCTGCGCCGCCTGGTCCAAGGCGGACTCGACCGCGGCGAGGACTCCGAGGCCGAACTCACCCGGCTGTGCGAGCGGGCCGTCCGCAACCACGACCCCTGCATCTCGTGCTCGGCCCATTTCCTGGACCTGAAGATCGAGCGACCGTTCAGGCAGCCGTGGCGAGTTCGCTGCTGA
- a CDS encoding FAD/NAD(P)-binding protein produces the protein MTLVPLPYRVVDRRAETHDTVTLVLEPAGEALNPFVPGQFAMVYAFGIGEIPVSVSRLPGGQRLAHTVRAVGAVSRALCGLPAGAAVGVRGPFGTNWDPAVARGQDLLIIGGGIGLAPLRPLIDSVLAEPYAYGRLNVLAGARTPGDLLYRDEFPAWGRPFGAATVDRPSGDWTGRVGVVTTLLDEALFTPANTTAFVCGPEVMIRATARALIHRGVRPDRIRVSLERNMRCATGHCGHCQLGPLLLCRDGPVVRYDRAEPLLTVREL, from the coding sequence ATGACGCTCGTCCCCCTTCCCTATCGTGTGGTGGACCGCCGGGCAGAGACGCACGACACGGTCACGCTCGTACTGGAGCCGGCCGGAGAGGCTCTGAACCCCTTCGTGCCCGGGCAGTTCGCGATGGTCTATGCGTTCGGCATCGGCGAGATCCCGGTGTCCGTGTCCCGGCTCCCGGGCGGGCAGCGGCTGGCGCATACGGTCCGCGCCGTCGGAGCCGTCTCCCGGGCGCTGTGCGGCCTGCCGGCCGGCGCGGCGGTCGGTGTGCGCGGCCCGTTCGGCACGAACTGGGACCCAGCCGTGGCCCGCGGCCAGGATCTGCTGATCATCGGCGGCGGCATCGGACTCGCCCCGCTGCGCCCTCTGATCGACAGCGTTCTGGCCGAGCCGTATGCGTATGGGCGGCTGAATGTCCTCGCCGGAGCCAGGACCCCCGGCGACCTGCTCTACCGGGACGAGTTCCCCGCCTGGGGACGACCGTTCGGCGCCGCCACGGTCGACCGGCCCTCCGGTGACTGGACCGGCCGGGTCGGAGTCGTCACCACGCTGCTCGACGAGGCCCTGTTCACACCGGCGAACACCACCGCCTTCGTCTGCGGCCCCGAGGTCATGATCCGCGCGACCGCCCGTGCCCTGATCCACCGGGGGGTGCGCCCCGACCGCATCCGGGTCTCCCTCGAACGCAACATGCGCTGCGCCACCGGCCACTGCGGACACTGCCAGCTCGGGCCCCTGCTGCTCTGCCGCGATGGCCCGGTGGTCCGCTACGACCGGGCCGAGCCCCTGCTCACCGTACGGGAACTGTGA
- a CDS encoding flavodoxin domain-containing protein, with amino-acid sequence MTAKRVLVAYGSKHGATAGIASEIGRTLREDGLDAVVLPADDVDDVRGFDAVVLGGSLYAGRWSAKAVHCAERNEHYLKHRPVFLFSSGPVDSSAEQREIPPVPAVARQMERLGAREHVTFGGSITTSTPGLIAKALVHHGKGGDFRNPERIQTWAHHISSELATAA; translated from the coding sequence ATGACGGCGAAGAGGGTTCTGGTCGCCTATGGGAGCAAGCACGGCGCGACCGCCGGAATCGCGTCGGAGATCGGCAGGACCCTCCGCGAGGACGGCCTGGACGCCGTGGTGCTCCCGGCGGACGACGTGGACGACGTCCGCGGTTTCGACGCCGTCGTCCTCGGCGGGAGCCTGTACGCGGGCCGCTGGAGCGCCAAGGCGGTGCACTGCGCGGAACGCAACGAGCACTACCTCAAGCACCGTCCGGTGTTCCTGTTCAGCAGTGGCCCGGTCGACAGCTCCGCCGAGCAGCGCGAGATCCCGCCGGTCCCGGCCGTGGCCCGGCAGATGGAACGGCTGGGCGCCCGCGAACACGTCACTTTCGGAGGCAGCATCACCACGAGCACTCCCGGCCTCATCGCCAAGGCACTGGTCCACCACGGCAAGGGCGGCGACTTCCGCAACCCGGAGCGGATCCAGACCTGGGCCCACCACATCAGCAGCGAACTCGCCACGGCTGCCTGA
- a CDS encoding oxidoreductase, whose product MSTPTTPQPPHRPRLGVFKFASCDGCQLTLLNCEDELIGIAGELEIAHFLEASSDIAPGPYDLALVEGSVSTPEHLERVRRIRADSRHLVTIGACATAGGVQALRNYADVEEYLATVYARPDYIETLATSTPISAHVPVDFELRGCPIDRGQLIEVITAFLAGRKPGIPNHAVCFACKRRGNVCVTVAHGTPCLGPVTHAGCGALCPTYGRGCYGCFGPAGTTNLPALLPILRRDGMGDDDIGRFLHTFNVTAFTAVAGQEPGTTEGEDPV is encoded by the coding sequence ATGAGTACCCCCACCACACCCCAGCCGCCCCACCGCCCCCGGCTCGGCGTGTTCAAGTTCGCCTCGTGCGACGGCTGTCAGCTCACCCTCCTCAACTGCGAGGACGAACTGATCGGCATCGCCGGCGAACTGGAGATCGCCCACTTCCTGGAAGCGTCCAGCGATATCGCGCCCGGCCCGTACGACCTCGCGCTCGTCGAGGGATCGGTCAGCACCCCCGAACACCTTGAACGCGTCCGACGCATCCGCGCGGACTCCCGCCACCTCGTCACCATCGGCGCCTGCGCCACGGCCGGAGGGGTTCAGGCGCTGCGCAACTACGCTGACGTCGAGGAGTACCTGGCGACGGTCTACGCCCGCCCCGACTACATCGAGACCCTCGCGACCTCCACCCCGATCTCCGCCCACGTCCCCGTCGACTTCGAGCTGCGCGGCTGCCCCATCGACCGGGGTCAGCTCATCGAGGTCATCACCGCCTTCCTCGCCGGACGCAAGCCCGGCATCCCGAACCACGCCGTCTGCTTCGCCTGCAAGCGGCGCGGCAACGTCTGCGTCACCGTCGCCCACGGCACACCCTGCCTCGGCCCCGTCACCCATGCGGGCTGCGGAGCGCTGTGCCCGACCTACGGACGCGGCTGCTACGGCTGCTTCGGACCCGCAGGGACCACGAACCTGCCCGCGCTCCTTCCGATCCTGCGTCGCGACGGGATGGGCGACGACGACATCGGCAGGTTCCTGCACACCTTCAACGTCACCGCCTTCACCGCCGTGGCGGGGCAGGAGCCGGGCACGACAGAAGGGGAAGACCCCGTATGA
- a CDS encoding Crp/Fnr family transcriptional regulator has translation MNTQSPTRIATALPADCRTRLMEMAREVNFTEGTRLFREGGHADRFWIVRSGTVTLDVHVPGRRAAVVESLGAGQLVGCSWLFKPYAWRLGAEAMTPVRAYEFDAARVRQLMDADPVFGSAVGHWVGQVLAHRLQSTRIRLLDLYAPYGSGSFL, from the coding sequence ATGAACACCCAGTCCCCCACCCGGATCGCCACGGCACTGCCCGCGGACTGCCGGACCCGCCTGATGGAGATGGCCCGCGAGGTGAACTTCACCGAGGGGACCCGTCTCTTCCGCGAGGGCGGCCACGCCGACCGGTTCTGGATCGTCCGGTCCGGCACCGTCACCCTGGACGTCCACGTGCCCGGCCGGCGCGCCGCCGTGGTCGAGAGCCTCGGCGCCGGCCAGCTCGTCGGCTGCTCCTGGCTTTTCAAGCCCTACGCCTGGCGCCTGGGCGCCGAAGCGATGACCCCCGTACGCGCCTACGAGTTCGACGCGGCGCGCGTGCGGCAGCTCATGGACGCCGACCCCGTCTTCGGCTCTGCCGTCGGCCACTGGGTCGGGCAGGTCCTCGCCCACCGCCTGCAGTCCACCCGGATCCGGCTGCTGGACCTGTACGCGCCCTACGGCAGCGGCAGCTTCCTGTAG
- a CDS encoding nicotinate phosphoribosyltransferase → MSEVTTTDLYEITMAMSYLNEGKDAEATFSLFVRDLPPARGFLVAAGLEPALDYLARFEVTADDSHVFAEALHRPPADLAPLIGLRFEGEVRAVPEGRLVFAGEPLLEVTAPLPQAQLVETYLLSLLCHQTAVASKAARCVLAARGRPVVDFSLRRNHGPQAGFQAARLGSLVGFAGTSNVDAAVRLGLAASGTMAHSYIETFPSEEEAFRAFARTHPGPVTLLVDTYDTDRGVATAARVLGDLRRGPGCAIRLDSGDLGELARRSRARLDAAGLPEVRIIASGGLDEYAIDDLIRSAAPVDVFAVGTRVGVAADAPYLDAAYKLVAYDGRPVMKLSSAKVTAPAPKQVYRRPGQTDVIALRDENPPPGAGALLGVVMRNGRRTGPPDSLTAARSRFRTDLAAVPREARRIRAPLAPAPKVSERLSRLSEEVRGRLLADLVETDAGRIRGGTSPGGP, encoded by the coding sequence ATGTCCGAGGTGACCACGACGGATCTGTACGAGATCACGATGGCGATGTCGTACCTGAACGAAGGCAAGGACGCGGAGGCGACCTTCAGCCTCTTCGTAAGGGACCTGCCGCCGGCACGGGGCTTCCTCGTCGCCGCCGGCCTGGAGCCCGCCCTCGACTATCTGGCCCGGTTCGAGGTGACGGCCGACGACTCCCACGTGTTCGCCGAAGCCCTGCACCGGCCGCCCGCCGACCTGGCGCCCCTCATCGGCCTGCGGTTCGAGGGCGAGGTGCGGGCGGTCCCCGAGGGGCGGCTGGTCTTCGCCGGTGAACCGCTGCTGGAAGTGACGGCGCCCCTCCCCCAGGCCCAGCTCGTCGAGACGTACCTGCTCAGCCTGCTCTGCCACCAGACGGCCGTCGCCTCCAAGGCGGCGCGCTGCGTCCTGGCGGCCCGGGGCCGGCCGGTGGTCGACTTCTCGCTGCGCCGCAACCACGGGCCGCAGGCCGGCTTCCAGGCCGCCCGGCTCGGGAGCCTCGTCGGTTTCGCCGGCACGAGCAACGTCGACGCCGCGGTCCGGCTGGGCCTGGCCGCTTCCGGCACCATGGCGCACTCGTACATCGAAACCTTCCCCTCCGAGGAGGAGGCGTTCCGGGCCTTCGCACGCACCCATCCCGGCCCGGTCACCCTCCTCGTCGACACCTACGACACCGACCGGGGGGTGGCGACCGCCGCCCGGGTCCTGGGCGACCTGCGACGCGGACCGGGCTGCGCGATCCGCCTGGACAGCGGTGATCTGGGGGAGCTCGCGCGCCGCTCCCGCGCCCGGCTGGACGCCGCGGGTCTGCCGGAGGTGAGGATCATCGCCAGCGGTGGCCTGGACGAGTACGCGATCGACGACCTCATCCGCTCGGCGGCTCCGGTCGACGTCTTCGCGGTCGGCACCCGCGTGGGAGTCGCCGCGGACGCGCCGTACCTGGACGCCGCGTACAAACTGGTGGCCTACGACGGCCGGCCGGTCATGAAGCTGTCATCGGCGAAGGTCACCGCCCCGGCACCCAAGCAGGTGTACCGGCGGCCCGGGCAGACGGACGTCATCGCCCTCCGCGACGAGAACCCTCCGCCGGGCGCCGGCGCCCTGCTGGGAGTGGTGATGAGGAACGGCCGCAGGACCGGCCCGCCGGACTCCCTCACCGCCGCGCGCTCCCGCTTCCGGACCGACCTCGCCGCCGTGCCGCGGGAGGCCAGGCGCATCCGCGCCCCGCTGGCTCCGGCCCCGAAGGTCTCGGAGCGGCTGTCCCGGCTCTCGGAAGAAGTGCGCGGACGGTTGCTCGCGGACCTGGTGGAGACGGATGCGGGCCGCATCAGGGGTGGGACTTCACCCGGCGGCCCGTGA
- a CDS encoding cyclic nucleotide-binding domain-containing protein, whose translation MALARETAFPGATRIFEEGEKADRFWIIRSGTVALDVQVPGRGRSVVETVGAGALLGWSWLCPPQQWHLGAETREPVRAWQFDAGAVRNLCAEDPVLGLALVTVVAETIGDRLRATRTRLLDLYGPQGSQASGPTP comes from the coding sequence ATGGCCCTCGCCCGCGAGACCGCTTTCCCGGGGGCCACGCGGATCTTCGAGGAGGGCGAGAAGGCGGACCGCTTCTGGATCATCCGCTCGGGCACGGTGGCACTCGACGTCCAGGTACCCGGCCGCGGGCGCTCGGTCGTCGAGACCGTCGGTGCGGGCGCCCTGCTCGGCTGGTCCTGGCTGTGCCCGCCTCAGCAGTGGCACCTGGGGGCCGAGACCCGGGAGCCCGTCCGCGCCTGGCAGTTCGACGCGGGCGCGGTGAGGAACCTGTGCGCCGAGGACCCGGTGCTGGGTCTGGCGCTGGTCACGGTCGTCGCCGAGACCATCGGCGACCGGCTCAGGGCCACCCGGACCCGGCTGCTCGACCTGTACGGACCGCAGGGATCGCAGGCGAGTGGGCCGACGCCATGA
- a CDS encoding helix-turn-helix domain-containing protein, with protein sequence MTTSSGPGPGHPPLHESAGRDSGSRTDLGRRLAARRTAAGMSREELGERCGADADYIAWLEDHVALPAIGTLVRIADALGTTVEALTGGGPDHDPPGATPGPPGTRPVTLDDDECRRLLGVRGIGRVAVFTSEGPAIHPVNYLVVAGDVAFRTEAGTVLARAAGTEAAFEVERIDEVAERAWSVLAVGVLEEAADPDGLERLADAAHSTPWAGGERTHWMKLTPVRLTGRRVKSHP encoded by the coding sequence ATGACCACCAGCAGTGGACCCGGACCCGGGCATCCTCCCCTCCACGAGTCCGCCGGTCGGGACTCGGGGAGCCGGACCGATCTCGGGCGTCGGCTCGCGGCCCGCCGAACCGCCGCAGGGATGAGCCGCGAGGAGCTGGGGGAGCGCTGCGGTGCCGACGCGGACTACATCGCCTGGCTGGAGGACCATGTCGCCCTCCCGGCGATCGGGACACTCGTACGTATCGCCGATGCGCTCGGCACCACCGTTGAGGCCCTGACGGGTGGGGGACCCGATCACGATCCCCCCGGGGCGACGCCCGGACCGCCCGGGACCCGGCCGGTCACCCTGGACGATGACGAGTGCCGGAGGCTGCTGGGTGTCCGTGGTATCGGACGGGTGGCCGTCTTCACCTCCGAAGGTCCGGCCATCCACCCCGTGAACTACCTGGTCGTCGCCGGAGACGTCGCCTTCCGCACGGAGGCCGGCACGGTGCTGGCACGGGCCGCGGGTACCGAGGCCGCCTTCGAGGTGGAGCGGATCGACGAGGTGGCGGAACGGGCGTGGAGCGTGCTGGCCGTGGGGGTGCTGGAGGAAGCGGCCGACCCCGACGGACTGGAGCGCCTGGCCGACGCGGCCCACTCCACGCCCTGGGCGGGCGGCGAGCGTACCCACTGGATGAAGCTCACCCCGGTCCGGCTCACGGGCCGCCGGGTGAAGTCCCACCCCTGA